DNA sequence from the Streptomyces sp. CA-210063 genome:
CGACGTCCTCGCGGCCATCGGCGCCGCCCCACGCATCGGTCTCGCCGAGGCCGCGGGGCTGGAGATCGCCGACCGTGCGCACGGCGGGGGCATCGTGGTCGACGCCCGGCTCCGTACGTCCGACCCCTCCATCTACGCCGCCGGGGACGTCGTGTCCTTCCCGCACGCCCTGTTCGACACCCGGCTACGGGTGGAGCACTGGGCCAACGCGCTCAACGGCGGGCCGGCGGCCGCGCGGGCGATGCTCGGGAAGGACGTCACCTACGACCGCGTGCCCTATTTCTTCTCCGATCAGTACGACATGGGGATGGAGTACTCGGGGTGGGCGCCGCCCGGGTCGTACGACCAAGTGGTGATTCGGGGGGACGCCGGGAAGCGGGAGTTCATCGCGTTCTGGGTGAAGGAGGGGCGGGTGCTGGCCGGGATGAACGTGAACGTGTGGGATGTCACTGAGCCGATCCAGAAGCTGATCCGGGCGCGGGCCGCGGTGGACGTGGAGGCACTGTCGAACCCCCAAGTACCGCTGGAGAGCCTGATCGCCTAGGCGTCTGCCGGGTGGGGATGCGGGGCGACCGCGGGCCGTCCGCGGCTGGTCGCGCGGTTCCTCGCGCCCCTGTGTGACCCCAAGACTGTCGGTGGACCACCGTAGAATCACCGCGTGGCAGGACGGATCAACGACGAGGACGTGAAGGCGGTACGGGACGCGGTCCCGATCGACGCCGTGGTGTCCGAGTACCTCCAGCTGCGGAACGCGGGCGGGGGGAACCTCAAGGGACTCTGCCCGTTCCACGACGAGAAGTCGCCGTCCTTCCAGGTCAGCCCTAGCAAGGGCCTCTTCCACTGCTTCGGCTGCCAGGAGGGCGGCGACACCATCACGTTCGTGATGAAGGTCGACCACCTGTCCTTCTCGGAGGCGGTCGAGCGGCTGGCCGGACAGGCCGGAATCACCCTTCGCTACGAGGAGGGCGGGTACAACCCGTCGCACCAGCGCGGCGAGCGGATCCGCCTGGTAGAGGCGCACAAGATCGCCGCCGAGTGGTACGCGGAGCAGCTCGCCACCAGCCCGGAGGCCGACACGGGCCGGATCTTCCTCGCCGAGCGCGGCTTCGACCAGGCCGCCGCCGTCCACTTCGGCGTCGGCTACAGCCCCCAGGGCTGGGACCACCTCACCCGCTTTCTGCGCGGCAAGGGCTTCGCCGACAAGGAACTGCTCCTGTCCGGGCTGTCCCAGGAGGGCCGCCGCGGCCCCATCGACCGCTTCCGGGGCCGTCTGATGTGGCCCATCCGCGACATCGCCGGCGACGTGGTGGGCTTCGGCGCCCGCAAGCTCTACGAGTCGGACAACGGACCCAAGTACCTGAACACCCCGGACACGGCGATCTACCGCAAGTCCCAGGTCCTGTACGGCATCGACCTCGCCAAGAAGGACATCGCCAAGGCCAGCCGGGCCGTCGTGGTCGAGGGGTACACGGACGTCATGGCCTGCCACCTCGCCGGGGTGACCACGGCCATCGCGACCTGCGGTACGGCCTTCGGCGGCGACCACATCAAGATCCTCCGCCGGCTGCTGATGGACAACGGCAGCGCACGCGTGATCTTCACCTTCGACGGCGACGCGGCCGGCCAGAAGGCGGCCCTGCGCGCCTTCGAGGACGACCAGAAGTTCGCCGCCGAGACGTACATCGCGATCGCGCCGGACGGCATGGACCCGTGCGAGCTGCGGCTGGCGAAGGGCGACGAGGCGGTCGTCGAGCTGACCGAACCCCGCACCCCGCTCTTCGAGTTCGCGCTCCGCCAGATCGTCGCCCGCTACGACCTGGAGACCCCGGCGGGCCGCGCCGCCGCCCTCGACGAGGCCGCGCCCGTCGTGGCCCGCATCAAGAACAGCGGCGCCCAGCACGAGGTCGCCGTGCAGCTCGCCGGCATGCTCGGCATCCTCGACACCCAGTTCGTCGTCAAGCGCGTCGCCCAGCTGGCCCGCTGGGCCCGCGACCGCGGCGGCCAGGGCCCCGCCCCGGCCGCCCAGCGCCCGTCACAGCCGTACGAGTCCACCGCCCGGCCCCCGTCCGGCCCGGCCCTCACCCTCCGCAACCCGGTCTTCGCCACCGAGCGGGAACTCCTCAAACTCGCCCTCCAGCGCCCGGAGTTGGTCGCCCCGGCCTTCGACGCCTACGGGGTCGACGAGTTCACCGCCGAGCAGTACGCGGCCGTCCGCCAGACGATCATCGAGGCGGGCGGTGTCGAGTACGGCGCCGAGGACCCGCAGGAGTATCTGGTCCGGGTCCGCGAGGCCGCACCGGACGACACGGTGCGGGCCATGGTGACCGAGCTGGCCGTCGAGGCGATCATGCGCAAGACGGTCGACGAGGTGTATGCCGGGGCCCAGCTGGTCACCGTGCGCCGCCGGGCCGTCGAACGTCGGGTGCGTGACGTCCAGGGCAGCCTGGCGAGGGCGGCCGCCCAGGGCGACCCGGCCCAGCTGGCCGCCGTACAGAACGAGTTGTGGGTCCTCCAGCAGTACGACCAGGCGTTGCGGGAGCGGGGCGCGGAGGCGCTCTGAGGCGGTGCCCGGCGGCGCCCGCCCGCGTGAACGTCCCTGGCGCACATGCCAATCCGCGCCGGAGCACCCCCTCTCCGTACGGCCTTCAAGCGGGTTACAGCCCTCTCAGCAGCGCACTCGTACGGCAGAGTAACCGTGAGGTCACGGACCGGACGCAAAAAGTCACCGCACGCCCCTCGTGGCGGCTGTGTGTCGTACTCCACACTGGGTTCCGGTGCCTGAGTCCTCGGAGCGCGGCCGACCCGCCCATGGGTTCGAGATCCCCGCGGTTCCGCTCGATGAGTACGGGATGGACGGCGGCGAGGCCGCCCGCGCCATCCCAGACGTACCGCTGCCGTACGCCCTGGCAGCGACATTCCTGGAGGTCGCCCCCGTGCAGACCCAGACCCTCATACAGAACGACATCAGTACGGCCATCAGTACCGACCAGAACGACATCAGTACGGCCGTCAGTACCGACGGCGCGGAGCCGGACGCGGAGACCGACGTCATCACGGCGGTGCCCGCCCAGAGCCGCGCCGCGCACCACCCCGAGGCGGCGCCGGAGGCGTCGCCCGAGCTCGACGAGCCACCGGCCGCCGTGGTGGAGGCCATCGAGACGGCCGATCCCCCCGAACCCGTCGAACTCCCGCGCAGCCGCCCGGACACCAGTGGCCCGTCTTCCGACCTGTTCCGCCAGTACCTGCGCGAGATCGGCCGCATCCCGCTGCTCACGGCGGCGGAGGAAGTGGAACTCGCCCGCCGGGTCGAGGCCGGCCTCTTCGCCGAGGAGAAGCTGGGCAGCGCCCCCGACCTCGACACCCAACTCGCCCTCGACCTCGACAAGCTGGTCGTCATGGGCCGCATGGCCAAGCGCCGCCTGATCGAGGCGAACCTGCGGCTCGTCGTGTCGGTGGCGAAGCGTTACGTAGGCCGTGGCCTGACCATGCTGGACCTGGTCCAGGAAGGAAACCTGGGCCTCATCCGGGCCGTCGAGAAGTTCGACTACGCGCGCGGCTACAAGTTCTCGACCTACGCGACCTGGTGGATCCGCCAGGCCATGTCCCGCGCCCTCGCCGACCAGGCCCGCACCATCCGCGTCCCCGTCCACGTGGTCGAGCTCATCAACCGGGTCGTCCGCGTCCAGCGCCGCATGCTCCAGGAGCGGGGCTACGAGCCCACCCCCGAGGAGGTGGCCGCCCACCTCGACCTGCTGCCCGAGCGAGTCAGCGAGGTCCTCCGCCTCGCCCAGGAACCGGTGTCGCTCCACGCCCCGGTGGGCGAGGAGGACGACGTGGCCCTCGGCGACCTCATCGAGGACGGCGACGCGGCGAGCCCCGTGGAATCGGCCGCGTTCCTGCTGCTCCGCGAACACCTGGAAGCGGTCCTCTCCACCCTCGGCGAACGCGAACGCAAGGTGGTCCAGCTGCGTTACGGCTTGGCGGACGGCCGCCCCCGCACGCTGGAGGAGATAGGCCGCATCTTCGGCGTCACCCGCGAACGCATCAGGCAGATCGAGTCCAAGACGCTGAACAAGCTGCGGGACCACGCCTTCGCGGACCAACTGAGGGGCTACCTGGACTGAGGGCTGTCGTCTTCGGGTGCGGGGTGGGTGGGGGCTGGTCGCGCAGTTCCCCGCGCCCCTGGAAAGCAGGGGCTGGTCTTTTAGGGGCGCGGGGAACTGCGCGACCAGCCCCCACCCGCCCGCAGACAACCGACACACCTGAGCGGGGTCGAAGGGGCGGCAGCCCCTGGGGATGGGACGGGTAGGGGCGGCGGGGGCGAGAAAAGCCCCCGCGCGCCCCCGCCGCCCTCAGTCCACCTCAGCCACAGCCTCCACGAACTGCGCCTTGTACAGCCGCGCATAAGCCCCATCCGCGGCCAACAACTCCTCGTGCGCCCCCTGCTCCACGATCGCCCCACCCTCCATCACCAAAATCGTGTCCGCATCCCGAATCGTCGACAACCGATGCGCGATCACGAACGACGTCCGCCCATGCGCGAGCTTCGCCATCGCCTTCTGGATCAACACCTCCGTACGCGTGTCGACCGAACTCGTCGCCTCGTCCAGCACCAGAATCACCGGATCCGACAGGAACGCCCGAGCGATCGTGATGAGCTGCTTCTCACCCGCACTCACCCCCGTCCCCTCGTCGTCGATCACGGTGTCGTACCCGTCGGGCAGCGTCCGGATGAACCGGTCCGCGTGCGCCGCCCGAGCAGCCTCCTCGATCTCCCCCCGCGTGACCTTCCGCGAGGCCGACGCCCCGTACGCGATGTTCTCCGCGATGGTCCCCCCGAACAGCCAGGTGTCCTGGAGCACCATCCCTATCCCGTCCCGCAGTTCGTCCCGGGACATGGACGCGACATCGACCCCGTCGAGCGTGATCCGCCCACCGGTGACCTCGTAGAACCGCATCAGCAGGTTCACCAGGGTCGTCTTCCCGGCCCCGGTCGGCCCCACGATCGCCACCGTGTGCCCGGGCTCGACGACCAGCGACAGATCCTCGATCAGCGGCTTGTCGGCGTCGTACCGGAAGGACACGCCCTCCAGCGCCACCCGCCCCCGCAGCTCCTCCGGCCGCACCCCGGGCACGGCGTCGGCGTCCTGCTCGTCGGCGTCCAGCACTTCGAAGACCCGCTCGGCCGAAGCCACGCCCGACTGCACGAGGTTCGCCATCGACGCCACCTGCGTCAGCGGCATGGAGAACTGCCGGGAGTACTGGATGAAGGCCTGCACATCGCCGATCGACAGGGCACCCGAAGCGACCCGCAGCCCGCCCACCACCGCCACCAGCACATAGTTGATGTTCGACACGAAGAACATCAGCGGCTGCATGATCCCGCTGTTGAACTGGGCCTTGAACCCGGCCTCGTACAACCGCTCGTTCTCCTCGGCGAACTGCTTCGCCGACTCCTCCTGCCGCCCGAACACCTTCACCAGTGTGTGCCCGGTGTACATCTCCTCGATGTGCGCGTTGAGCTTCCCGGTGGTCCGCCACTGCGCGACGAAGTGCGGCTGCGACCGCTTGCCCACCCGCGTGGCCACCAGGAACGACACCGGTACGGTCACCAGCGCGACCAGCGCCAGCAGCGGCGACACCCAGAACATCATCACCAGCACACCGATGATGGTGAGGAGCGAGTTGACGAGCTGCCCCATCGACTGCTGCAGCGTCTGGCCGATGTTGTCGATGTCGTTGGTCGCCCGGCTCAGCACCTCACCCCGCTGCCGCTGGTCGAAGTACGACAGCGGCAGCCGCGACAGCTTCGCCTGGAGCTCCTCGCGCATGAGGTAGACGGTCCGGTTGATGGCCCGGTTGGACAGCCGCGTGGCCGCCGCCATCAGCAGTCCCGCGACCAGGAAGATGCCGAGGGCAACCAGCAGCACGGCGCCTACGGCGTCGAAATCGATGCCCTTGCCGGGCGTGAAGTTCGTGCCGGACAGCATGTCGGCGACCGCGCCGTCCCCACGCTCCCGCAGCCCTTCCAGCACCTCGGCCTTCGTCCGGCCCGCCGGCATCTCCCGCCCGACGACCCCCGCGAACACCAGGTCGGTCGCCTTGCCGAGGATCCACGGTCCCAGCACCGACAGCCCGACGCTGAGCACCGCGCACACGACCATCGCGTACATCGTCAATCGCTCGGGCCTGAACTGCGCGAGCAGCCGCTTCCCGGACCCCTTGAAGTCCATGGTGTGCTGATCGGGGCCGCCTCCGGCCCCCGCCATCCGTCCCAACGGCCCGGCCATCAGGCTGCCTCCGCTTCCGTGAGCTGGGAGAGGACGATCTCCCGGTAGGTCTCGTTGTCCGCCATCAGCTCGTGATGGCGGCCGGTACCGACGACCCGGCCCTCGTCGAGCACGATGATCCGGTCGGCGTCCCTGATGGTCGCCACCCGCTGGGCGACGATCACGACGGTCGCGTCGGCGGTCTCCCGCCCCAGCGCCGCGCGCAGGGCGGCGTCGGTCGCGTAGTCGAGCGCGGAGAAGGAGTCGTCGAAGAGGTAGATCTCCGGCCGTTGCACCAGCGTCCGCGCGATCGCGAGCCGCTGCCGCTGCCCGCCCGACACATTCGTCCCGCCCTGCGCGATGGGCGCGTTCAGCCCGCCTTCGAGCCGCTCGACGAACTCCTTCGCCTGCGCCACCTCCAGCGCGTGCCACAGCTCCTCGTCCGTGGCGTCCGGATTGCCGTACCGCAGGTTCGTCGCCACGGTCCCCGAGAAGAGATACGGCTTCTGCGGCACCAGACTCACCGTCCTGGCCAGCAGCTTCGGATCGAGCGTCCGTACGTCGACACCGTCCACCAGCACCTCGCCCTCGGTGGCGTCGAACAGTCGGGGGACCAGCCCGAGGAGCGTCGACTTGCCGCTGCCGGTCGACCCGATGACGGCGGTCGTCTCACCCGGCCGCGCCACGACCTGGATCGACCTGAGCACCGGCTCCTCGGCACCCGGATAGCGGAAGCCCGCACCCCGGACCTCCAGGAACCCGTGCCGCCGCAGCTCCCGCACGGGCTCCACCGGCGGCACGACACTCGTCTCGGTGTCGAGCACCTCCTGGATGCGCTCGGCGCACACCTCCGCACGCGGCATCATCATGAACATGAAGGTGGCCATCATCACGGCCATGACGATCTGCATCAGATAGGCGAGGAAGGCGGTGAGCGCGCCGATCTCCATCCCGCCGCTGTCGATCCGATGGGCGCCGAACCACACCACCGCGATCGACGACAGGTTGATGACCGTCATCACGATCGGGAACATCAGCGCGAGCATCCGCCCGGTCCCCAGGGATACGTCCGTGAGCTCGACGTTCGCCTTCCGGAACCGGTCCTTCTCGTAGTCGTCCCGCACGAAGGCCCGGATCACCCGGTTGCCGGTGATCTGCTCCCGCAGCACCCGGTTCACGATGTCGAGCCGCTCCTGCATCGTGCGGAACAGGGGGCGCAGCCGGCGCACGATGAGGCTGACGGAAACGCCGAGCACCGGTACGACGGCGAGCAGCACCCCCGACAGCGGCACATCCAGGCCGAGGGCCAGCACGATGCCGCCCACACACATGATCGGCGCCGACACCACCAGGGTGAACGTCATCAGCACCAGCATCTGCACCTGCTGCACATCGTTCGTCGTCCGCGTGATCAGCGACGGCGCACCGAAGTGACCGACCTCACGCGCCGAGAACGACTGCACCCGGTCGAACACGGCCGCCCGGATGTCCCGGCCGACCGCCGAAGCGGTACGGGCGCCGTAGTACACGGCCCCGATGTTGCAGACGACCTGCACCAGCGAGATACCGATCATCAACGCGCCGAAGGACAGGATGTAACCCGTGTCCCCCTCCACCACGCCCTCGTCGATGATGTCCGCGTTCAGCGTGGGCAGGTAGAGCGTGGCGCACGTCTGCACGAACTGCAGCAGCACCAGCAGGACGATCGGTGTCCGGTACGGACGGAGATGACTTCTCAGCAATCGTATGAGCACGCGAGATCTCTCGGAGTCGAGGACGGGGTTCGGGATGCACCACCCCCCATCGTCGAACACTCCACCCGCGTTACCTCAACCGAATTAACCCAACGGTGAAGGTCCGATGCCGTGTCTGCGCAGATGATCAGGCCCGGAACGCCCCGGGGTGAGTCTGCTCACGCACCGAGACGTACTGCTGCCGAACCGCCTGCCCCACAGCCAACTCGTCCCCCGGGTCCAGCAGTTGAGCGGCCGCACCGGGCCAGAGCGGCGGTGTCCGTGGGTCGAGCGTCCCCTGGGTCACGCCCAGCGCCCAGGCCGCCTGCCGGGCCGCGCCCACCGCCGCGTAGTCCGCGGGCTGCGGCACGACCACCGGCACGCCGAACAGCGCCGGCGCCGCCGCCTGCACGGCGGGCAGCTCCGCCGCCGCACCCAGCAGGAAGATCCGCCGTACGTCGACGCCCCGGCCGCGCAGCACGTCCAGCGCGTCCGCGAGCCCGCACAGCATCCCCTCGAACGCTGCCCGCGCGAAGTGCTCCGGCTTCATCGACTCCCGCCGCAGCCCGGCCAGCGTCCCGGCCGTGTGCGGCAGATTCGGCGTCCGCTCGCCCTCCAGATACGGCAGCATCACCAGCCCGTGCGACCCCGGCGTCGACTTCATCGCCAGCTCGGACAGCCCCTCCAGATCGGCCACGCCCAGCATCTCGGAGGCCCCGCGCAGCGTCCGTACGGCGTTCAGCGTGGTGACGACCGGCAAATGCATCCCCGTGGCGTCGGCCAGCGAGGTGATCATCCCGGAGGAGTCGACGAGCGCCTCGGTGTGTACGGCCATGACGGACCCGGAGGCCCCCAGCGACACCACTGCGTCACCGAGCCCGATGCCCAGTCCGAACGCGGCGGCCATGGTCTCACCGGTGCCGGCGGAGATGAGGAGCCCCTCCGGCGTCGTACCGGCCGCGTCCGAGGGCCCGAGCACCTCGGGGAGCATGACCTGATGCCCCAGGGCCATCTCGACGAGATCGGTGCGGTACTGCCCGGTCGCCGCGTTCCAGTACCCGGTGCCGGACGCCCCGCCCCGGTCGGTGGTCCGCCGCACCGGCCGCCCCAGCAACTGCCAGACCAGCCAGTCGTGAGCCTGGAGCAGTACGGCGGTCCGCATCGCGGCATCCGGTTCCGTACGGCTCATCCAGCGCAGCTTGGTCACCGGCTGCGCGGCCCCCGGCACACAGCCGACGGCCTCCGCCCACGCCCCGCGCCCCCCGAGCGCGTCGACCAGGTCGGCCGCCGCGACCTGGGTCCGCCTGTCGGCGCCGACCATCGCCGGGCGCACGGTGTTGCCCTGCGCGTCCAGCGCGATCAGCCCGTTCTGCTGGGACGACACCCCGATGGCCTGCACACCCTCCAGCAGCCCGCCTGTGGCCGCCTCCCCCAGAGACAGCAGCCACGCCTGCGGATCGACGTCCGACGGACGCGCCCCGCCCTCCGCCGCCTCCAACGGGTGCGGGGCATACCCCTGCCTGAGCACGGCCCCTGTGTCCGAGTCACAGACGACAATGCGCGTAAAATCGGGCGAACTGTCCAGCCCGGCGACTATCCCCATGGCAGAAATTCTGCCGCACGGGAAGAGGTGGGAGCGCCGCGCGTCGGTCCGGCCGACCCAATCCGGTCGCTATGTATTACTGGTACCCCAGTCGTCTCCGGCGGAGCCGTGCCCGTTGCGTGCGCGCAGGGAGCGGACCCTCTCGGCGACCGAGTCGGGCACGTGGTCCCCGACCCTCTCGCTGACCACGTGGTACGCCTTGCCGGCGAACACGCGCCCCTGCTGGGCCGCCGACTCCGCGGTGTTGCGCACGGCGGGGTTCTGCGCGACCTGCTGGGCGGACTTCTTCAACTGCTCGTAGCGCTCGCGTCCGGCGCGTGTGCCGAGCACGTAACCCAGGGCCAGTCCGGCAAAGAACGTGAGCCGATACCGCATGGCGGTCACCCTTCCCTTACGTCTGCGTCGGTCCCTTGCGTTGCCCTGCGTGGGCGACGGGCGTGGGGGATACCGATTGGCGGAGCACCCCCCTGCTTGCGCTAATGTATGTGTCGCAGCGAGCGCACGCCCCCTGGCGAATACCCAGGGAGGTACGTTCGATGCAACGAGGCAATCCTCCGTAGCTCAATTGGCAGAGCAGCCGGCTGTTAACCGGCAGGTTACTGGTTCGAGTCCAGTCGGGGGAGCTTCGATCTTCCGTAGCTCAATTGGCAGAGCAGCCGGCTGTTAACCGGCAGGTTACTGGTTCGAGTCCAGTCGGGAGAGCAACCGGAAGAGGACCCCGTCGGGGTCCTTTTTCATGTCCGGGGGAACCGCGCGCGCCGAGCCGAAGTCCTCAAGGTCAACAAGCGCATGCGAAGGCCGACCATCCGAAGCAGGAGATCGTATGAGCGGCTATGCTGCGGCAGACGGCGCGCACAAATGTGCGCGACACGCCGTACGGGGCGGTAGCTCAGCCGGTTAGAGCAGCGGACTCATAATCCGTCGGCCGTGGGTTCGAGTCCCACCCGCCCCACCACTCGCTACGCGAGAAGAATCGATCTGACCAGTAACTATGCGAGCTGGGCAGCGAGTTGAGGGACGCTCGTAGAGCGTCTCGACACGTGTTTTCATGATCGGCAGGACAGATTCGGGACGCCGATTACGGTCAAGTCGGTCATGGGGTCCATGGGGTGATTCATGTCGGGGTGCAGCAGGCCCCGCTGATCCGTCCTGTGTCGGGAAGCGGTCCGAATGGAAACGCCTCGCCATCCTGCGCACCTCCCTTGAGCGGTCTTTTGTGATCAGTGGTCGTATGTAATGTTGGCGATGTATCTTGGATGCATACATTGCATATGTTGGAGGTGTCCCCGGTGTCCGTCACTCAGATTGATCTCGACGACGAGGCGCTGGCCGAGGCCATGCGGCTCATGGGTGCCACGACGAAGAAGGAGACCGTCAACGCGGCGCTTCGGGACTACGTGGCGCGGATCAAGAGGCTTGAGGCCGCGGAGAAGCTGGCCGCGCGAGGTGAGCGCGGCGAGTTCGAGCAGGCCGCAGCGGCGCATGAAGCCGAGAAGCGTGCGCGGCGCGAGGCCTTCGAGTGATCACGTATCTGGTGGACACCTCGGCTCTGTGGCATCTGTTCCGTACCCCAGGTGCGCTGCGCCCCTGGGAGGGACACATCGCCGCCGGGGTGTTCCACCTCTGCGAGCCGACACGTGCCGAATTCCTCTACTCGGCGACCAGCCCGTCTCACCGAGATGAGCTGGCCGAGGAACTGGACGCGCTCTGTCTGCTCTCCCCGGTTCCGAAGAACGCCTGGCGGTGGGTCGACACCGCCCAGTACAAACTGACCCAGAGGGGTCAGCATCGGGCGGCGGGAGCGATCGACCTGTTGGTGTGTGCAACAGCTGTACACCATGGGCACACCGTCCTCCACGTGGACAATGACTTCGCGACGGTGGCCGGAGTCCTCAAGGAAGTCCAGCAGCGAGACGCACGAGCTTGATCTCCGGAGCAGGATCACGTCTGTCGGCCTCTGACCTCAGTGATCGATGTCTCCGAGGGGGGCACCAGCAGTCCTTTCGGTAAGGGGTTCGACCATACGCACCACCGCACGCCACGGGACTCCTCGTGGCTCGCGGGATCGCTCGGGCCAAGGCGGTTCCTACTGGGCCTGGCCGACCTGGCGTGCCCCGGCGGCATGCTGGTGAGTCCGGCAGATCGGGGGGGCGACGTTCGCCGACCACTCGATGCGACCGCGCCCGTTGGTTCGCGCCGGGGAGCGTGGGCAGGGCTGCTCACACTCCCCGGCGCTGCCAGCGGCGAAAAAGCCCGCAGACCGAAGGAGGCGCTCTTGAGCCGCCGCTCGTCGGACAGGATGGAGCTATCCCCGTGTGTGCGGGGCCGACTGAACAGGTGCCGCCACCCGGGACAGCCCGACTGAGCTATCCCCGCGCACACATGGCCCACTTGGTGGGGGCCTTCGAGCGGATGGTCACCGCAGAGCTATTCCCCGTGTGCGGGGCCGACCTATACGTTCTGATGAACGGAACCGGTGTCGGCGAGCTATCCCCGCGTGTGCGAGGCCTACGTGTGCAGGTCGTCCAGCGTTGTGGCGACGTAGGAGTTATCCCCGCGTGTGCGAGGCCGAAGGTCAGAATGGACGCGCTCTTGACCTATGCCCGTGTGGGGCCAGGAAAGCACCCTAGCTCTCGCGGGTCCGCTGGCTGAACTACTTGGACCTCCGTGCTTCTGCTACGCCTGGCCGGTCCCCTCCAGTCGTGGGGAGCCCGGGGCGATTTCTTTCGGGGCGCCGTACCACTTGGTGACGGAGCGGGCGCCTGCCATGGCGAGCAAGACGGTAGAGGCTGTGCTGTTTCCCGGGATCGATGTGCGAGTGGAGCGCGTCAGCGACTCCTCCGACGTCCTTGTGGTGGAGGCGGTGTCCATCGCTCGCCCGGGCCGGTGCCCGGACTGCCGGAAACAGGCGAGGCGCATCCACAGCACGTACCAACGCGCCCTGAATGAAAGGCCGTTGGGCTCTCGCCGGGTCATAGTCCGGCTACGGGTCGCCGATACTTCTGTGACCGGAAAAGCTGTTGCCGCAAGACGTTCGTCGAGTAGGTGCCGGGCCTGTCCGAGCGGCACGTCCGCTCCAGCACCGGGCTGACAGGCTGGCTGCGTTCGATCGCG
Encoded proteins:
- a CDS encoding RNA polymerase sigma factor codes for the protein MPESSERGRPAHGFEIPAVPLDEYGMDGGEAARAIPDVPLPYALAATFLEVAPVQTQTLIQNDISTAISTDQNDISTAVSTDGAEPDAETDVITAVPAQSRAAHHPEAAPEASPELDEPPAAVVEAIETADPPEPVELPRSRPDTSGPSSDLFRQYLREIGRIPLLTAAEEVELARRVEAGLFAEEKLGSAPDLDTQLALDLDKLVVMGRMAKRRLIEANLRLVVSVAKRYVGRGLTMLDLVQEGNLGLIRAVEKFDYARGYKFSTYATWWIRQAMSRALADQARTIRVPVHVVELINRVVRVQRRMLQERGYEPTPEEVAAHLDLLPERVSEVLRLAQEPVSLHAPVGEEDDVALGDLIEDGDAASPVESAAFLLLREHLEAVLSTLGERERKVVQLRYGLADGRPRTLEEIGRIFGVTRERIRQIESKTLNKLRDHAFADQLRGYLD
- a CDS encoding type II toxin-antitoxin system VapB family antitoxin translates to MSVTQIDLDDEALAEAMRLMGATTKKETVNAALRDYVARIKRLEAAEKLAARGERGEFEQAAAAHEAEKRARREAFE
- a CDS encoding ABC transporter ATP-binding protein, whose translation is MLIRLLRSHLRPYRTPIVLLVLLQFVQTCATLYLPTLNADIIDEGVVEGDTGYILSFGALMIGISLVQVVCNIGAVYYGARTASAVGRDIRAAVFDRVQSFSAREVGHFGAPSLITRTTNDVQQVQMLVLMTFTLVVSAPIMCVGGIVLALGLDVPLSGVLLAVVPVLGVSVSLIVRRLRPLFRTMQERLDIVNRVLREQITGNRVIRAFVRDDYEKDRFRKANVELTDVSLGTGRMLALMFPIVMTVINLSSIAVVWFGAHRIDSGGMEIGALTAFLAYLMQIVMAVMMATFMFMMMPRAEVCAERIQEVLDTETSVVPPVEPVRELRRHGFLEVRGAGFRYPGAEEPVLRSIQVVARPGETTAVIGSTGSGKSTLLGLVPRLFDATEGEVLVDGVDVRTLDPKLLARTVSLVPQKPYLFSGTVATNLRYGNPDATDEELWHALEVAQAKEFVERLEGGLNAPIAQGGTNVSGGQRQRLAIARTLVQRPEIYLFDDSFSALDYATDAALRAALGRETADATVVIVAQRVATIRDADRIIVLDEGRVVGTGRHHELMADNETYREIVLSQLTEAEAA
- a CDS encoding ABC transporter ATP-binding protein: MAGPLGRMAGAGGGPDQHTMDFKGSGKRLLAQFRPERLTMYAMVVCAVLSVGLSVLGPWILGKATDLVFAGVVGREMPAGRTKAEVLEGLRERGDGAVADMLSGTNFTPGKGIDFDAVGAVLLVALGIFLVAGLLMAAATRLSNRAINRTVYLMREELQAKLSRLPLSYFDQRQRGEVLSRATNDIDNIGQTLQQSMGQLVNSLLTIIGVLVMMFWVSPLLALVALVTVPVSFLVATRVGKRSQPHFVAQWRTTGKLNAHIEEMYTGHTLVKVFGRQEESAKQFAEENERLYEAGFKAQFNSGIMQPLMFFVSNINYVLVAVVGGLRVASGALSIGDVQAFIQYSRQFSMPLTQVASMANLVQSGVASAERVFEVLDADEQDADAVPGVRPEELRGRVALEGVSFRYDADKPLIEDLSLVVEPGHTVAIVGPTGAGKTTLVNLLMRFYEVTGGRITLDGVDVASMSRDELRDGIGMVLQDTWLFGGTIAENIAYGASASRKVTRGEIEEAARAAHADRFIRTLPDGYDTVIDDEGTGVSAGEKQLITIARAFLSDPVILVLDEATSSVDTRTEVLIQKAMAKLAHGRTSFVIAHRLSTIRDADTILVMEGGAIVEQGAHEELLAADGAYARLYKAQFVEAVAEVD
- a CDS encoding YtxH domain-containing protein, which produces MRYRLTFFAGLALGYVLGTRAGRERYEQLKKSAQQVAQNPAVRNTAESAAQQGRVFAGKAYHVVSERVGDHVPDSVAERVRSLRARNGHGSAGDDWGTSNT
- the dnaG gene encoding DNA primase; protein product: MAGRINDEDVKAVRDAVPIDAVVSEYLQLRNAGGGNLKGLCPFHDEKSPSFQVSPSKGLFHCFGCQEGGDTITFVMKVDHLSFSEAVERLAGQAGITLRYEEGGYNPSHQRGERIRLVEAHKIAAEWYAEQLATSPEADTGRIFLAERGFDQAAAVHFGVGYSPQGWDHLTRFLRGKGFADKELLLSGLSQEGRRGPIDRFRGRLMWPIRDIAGDVVGFGARKLYESDNGPKYLNTPDTAIYRKSQVLYGIDLAKKDIAKASRAVVVEGYTDVMACHLAGVTTAIATCGTAFGGDHIKILRRLLMDNGSARVIFTFDGDAAGQKAALRAFEDDQKFAAETYIAIAPDGMDPCELRLAKGDEAVVELTEPRTPLFEFALRQIVARYDLETPAGRAAALDEAAPVVARIKNSGAQHEVAVQLAGMLGILDTQFVVKRVAQLARWARDRGGQGPAPAAQRPSQPYESTARPPSGPALTLRNPVFATERELLKLALQRPELVAPAFDAYGVDEFTAEQYAAVRQTIIEAGGVEYGAEDPQEYLVRVREAAPDDTVRAMVTELAVEAIMRKTVDEVYAGAQLVTVRRRAVERRVRDVQGSLARAAAQGDPAQLAAVQNELWVLQQYDQALRERGAEAL
- a CDS encoding FGGY family carbohydrate kinase — translated: MGIVAGLDSSPDFTRIVVCDSDTGAVLRQGYAPHPLEAAEGGARPSDVDPQAWLLSLGEAATGGLLEGVQAIGVSSQQNGLIALDAQGNTVRPAMVGADRRTQVAAADLVDALGGRGAWAEAVGCVPGAAQPVTKLRWMSRTEPDAAMRTAVLLQAHDWLVWQLLGRPVRRTTDRGGASGTGYWNAATGQYRTDLVEMALGHQVMLPEVLGPSDAAGTTPEGLLISAGTGETMAAAFGLGIGLGDAVVSLGASGSVMAVHTEALVDSSGMITSLADATGMHLPVVTTLNAVRTLRGASEMLGVADLEGLSELAMKSTPGSHGLVMLPYLEGERTPNLPHTAGTLAGLRRESMKPEHFARAAFEGMLCGLADALDVLRGRGVDVRRIFLLGAAAELPAVQAAAPALFGVPVVVPQPADYAAVGAARQAAWALGVTQGTLDPRTPPLWPGAAAQLLDPGDELAVGQAVRQQYVSVREQTHPGAFRA